One Bdellovibrio bacteriovorus str. Tiberius DNA segment encodes these proteins:
- a CDS encoding histidine phosphatase family protein: protein MIEIVLIRHGATEWNDLNRYQGRTDIPLTEAAKNDLGRWNLTERWIHYDLFSSPLQRARETAGILFPERPVHVDSRLIETDFGRWEGEFVESIRQGQDFSPPSYGWQGWDSGPPGGETYQQVADRLESWLDELELRHKDSVVVTHKGVILVALAMAHRWDLNSKRPFKIQKDCAQVLMYSSREGLQIRELNLPLTT from the coding sequence ATGATTGAAATCGTTCTTATCCGTCACGGCGCCACAGAGTGGAACGACCTGAATCGTTATCAGGGGCGCACGGATATTCCTCTGACGGAAGCTGCGAAGAATGATCTTGGCAGGTGGAATTTGACGGAACGTTGGATTCACTATGATCTTTTCTCAAGCCCTCTGCAACGAGCGCGGGAAACCGCCGGTATTTTGTTTCCGGAACGGCCTGTTCATGTTGATTCTCGTCTGATCGAGACGGATTTTGGCCGCTGGGAAGGTGAGTTTGTAGAAAGTATCCGTCAGGGACAGGATTTTTCACCGCCGTCCTATGGTTGGCAGGGGTGGGACTCGGGGCCGCCGGGGGGAGAAACTTACCAGCAGGTGGCCGATCGTTTGGAATCCTGGCTGGACGAGCTTGAGCTGCGGCACAAAGATTCCGTGGTCGTCACCCATAAGGGAGTTATTTTGGTAGCCTTGGCAATGGCTCACCGCTGGGACTTGAATTCCAAGCGTCCCTTTAAAATCCAAAAAGACTGCGCCCAAGTGCTGATGTATTCAAGCCGTGAGGGGTTGCAGATTCGTGAACTGAATCTGCCTCTAACCACTTAA
- a CDS encoding ABC transporter ATP-binding protein, translating into MWSQYRFLQKELLKQKELLALCCVILFVQSLLLVAFPLPVRVALDMALTPGARVDDVSTILGVELSHLTILIFACVGSLTIGLLMTTFEFLDERFTNRSIVRLVNNMRLQLLGDLLSRQFAYLERKIKVDILGRVSGDTQNLELFVSTSLVVAFRSIPSLLFAVVSMFIINTRFAFLMLLLIPAFYASITFLSKKIKQHEKEHRSRTNLFEHESLQALSSLSLLKSLQGEGEALQRLQDRQQQINQTFLQSRFFTALLNSVFSGSRHIIRALVLLLGGYAILQGQLTLGSLFAFVSYLEALNRPVGEIANFISRYGKASASLERIQELSQEQSAFPEKDGTLSLPSLASTDSVMKFNNVAFAYGESAPLFTGLNLNLQRRQLVAIVGPSGVGKSSFIKLLNRLHDPSEGVITLTSVAINDLALRDLRRHVCLISQDPFFVSGTVRDNLLLALPSLPTDEDLWLALEKVNATEFVKALPQGLDTLIGESGLQLSGGQSKRLSLARGFLRAETASVFVFDEPTSGLDPVSAAHVISSLRELADKKELVLFSTHRVSEFEIADQVLFFAKHQVPALASHESLLNTNATYRELTRQESNEVPV; encoded by the coding sequence ATGTGGTCGCAATATCGTTTTTTACAAAAGGAACTTCTGAAGCAAAAGGAGCTGCTCGCTCTTTGTTGCGTGATTCTTTTTGTGCAGTCACTGCTGCTTGTGGCCTTTCCACTGCCGGTTCGCGTGGCTCTGGATATGGCGCTGACTCCGGGAGCACGTGTTGATGATGTCTCTACAATCCTGGGTGTTGAACTAAGTCATCTGACGATTTTGATTTTTGCGTGTGTCGGCAGTTTGACCATCGGCCTGCTGATGACGACGTTTGAATTTCTGGATGAACGCTTCACCAATCGCAGCATCGTTCGCCTGGTCAACAACATGCGCCTGCAGCTGCTGGGTGATTTGCTGTCCCGCCAGTTTGCTTATCTGGAAAGAAAAATCAAAGTCGATATCCTGGGTCGTGTTTCCGGGGACACTCAGAATCTGGAGCTGTTTGTTTCCACCAGCCTGGTTGTAGCTTTCAGATCCATCCCCAGTCTTTTGTTCGCCGTCGTGTCAATGTTCATCATCAACACGCGGTTTGCTTTTTTGATGCTGCTGTTGATCCCGGCGTTCTATGCTTCGATCACCTTCCTTTCCAAAAAAATCAAACAGCACGAAAAAGAACATCGTTCCCGGACAAATCTTTTTGAACATGAATCTCTGCAAGCTCTGTCGTCGCTGTCGCTGTTAAAGTCCCTGCAAGGTGAAGGCGAAGCCCTGCAACGACTGCAGGACCGCCAACAGCAGATCAATCAAACCTTCCTGCAAAGCCGGTTCTTCACCGCATTACTGAATTCAGTTTTCTCAGGTTCCCGCCACATCATCCGTGCGTTGGTTCTGTTGCTGGGTGGATACGCCATTCTGCAGGGACAGCTGACCCTGGGAAGTCTGTTTGCCTTCGTCAGCTATCTTGAAGCTTTGAACCGCCCGGTGGGTGAAATTGCCAACTTCATTTCCCGCTATGGCAAAGCTTCGGCCAGCCTGGAACGCATCCAAGAGCTAAGTCAGGAACAATCCGCCTTCCCCGAGAAAGACGGCACCTTGTCTTTGCCATCATTGGCAAGCACTGATTCCGTTATGAAATTTAACAACGTGGCTTTTGCCTATGGCGAATCTGCCCCCCTGTTTACCGGCCTGAATCTGAATCTGCAGCGCCGCCAGCTGGTGGCGATTGTCGGTCCTTCTGGCGTTGGGAAAAGTTCGTTCATCAAATTACTAAACCGTCTGCATGATCCCAGCGAAGGCGTCATCACCCTGACCAGTGTTGCCATCAATGATCTTGCTTTACGTGACTTGCGCCGCCACGTTTGTCTGATTTCCCAGGATCCGTTCTTTGTATCCGGCACTGTACGCGACAATCTGCTGCTGGCTTTGCCAAGCCTGCCGACGGATGAAGACCTGTGGCTGGCCCTTGAGAAAGTGAACGCCACTGAATTTGTGAAGGCCTTGCCTCAAGGCCTTGATACTTTGATCGGTGAATCGGGACTTCAACTGTCCGGTGGTCAGAGCAAACGACTGAGCCTTGCCAGAGGCTTCCTGCGTGCAGAGACCGCCTCGGTCTTCGTCTTTGATGAACCCACCTCCGGGCTTGATCCGGTTTCCGCGGCTCACGTGATCAGTTCCTTGCGCGAACTCGCTGACAAAAAAGAATTGGTTCTATTCTCGACCCACCGGGTTTCAGAATTTGAAATTGCGGATCAGGTGTTGTTCTTTGCAAAACACCAAGTGCCTGCTTTGGCTTCCCATGAAAGTCTGCTTAACACCAACGCCACCTATCGCGAACTGACCCGGCAAGAAAGCAACGAGGTGCCGGTATGA